TCCAGCACCAGCGGTAGCTCGGTGCATGCCAGGGCCACGCCATCACAGCCCTGCCCGCGCAGCGTGTCCACCACCTGTAGCAACTGCTGCAGGCTGTCGGCCCCCACCTTGCCTGCAGGTACCAGCTCCTCAAAAATCACCCGCTGGACAATGGCCTGACCGGCCTCGTCGGGAATGTATTCTTCCACCCCGACCGCCGCCAGCGGCGCACGGTAAAGATGCGACTGCATGGTCCAGCGGGTTCCCAACACACCAACCCGACGCAAGCCCTGCTGCCGGCATTTTTCCGCCACCACGTCCAGCATGCTGATGACCGGCAAGGGTGCACGCTGGCGGATACCATCAATGCAGCAATGCACGGTATTGGCCGGAATCACGGCCACTTGCGCACCGGCAGCCGCCAGTCGCTGCAGGGATGCCACGATGGAATCCTCGACAATATCCCAGCGTGCCTGCAACTGGGCGGCATGCACCACGCCGAAGTCAGGCTGGTCCAGCACGAAGCGCGGATGATGGTGATGGCCACCGCACAAGCTGGCTGACAAGCGGTGCATTTTCGCCAGGCAATCCAGCGCACCGGGAACGGTGACGCCGGCAATACCGATGACTGTGTTATTCATGGGGGATGTGTCTCTTCAGGAATGGGCATCAGTCATGGTCTTGCTGACTGCTTGCGAGGTGACATTATGCCATTCAGGACACGACAGGAAATCGGTAATCGACATCGGCCTGGCATAGCGGTAGCCCTGCAACAAATGGGCACCGTGCCGGCATAGATAGTCCTCCTGCTGCAGGGTTTCCACACCTTCGGCCACCACGGCCAGGCCCAGCTTGGCCGCCAGTTGCAGAATACTGTCCAGGATATCTGCCGACAGGCTGTCACTGCCGATACCGGCCACAAAGCTGCGGTCGACTTTCAGCTCATCAACATCCAGTTTCTGCAAATAGGACAAGCTGGAATGCCCGGTGCCGAAATCATCGATGGCAATGCGCACACCCAGATCATGCAGTTGCTGTAACTGGGCATCGGTTTGCGGACCGGTAGTAATCAGCTCGCGCTCGGTCAACTCCAGGGTCAGCAGGATGTTGCCAGGCGGGAATGCCGACAGGAAGGCAGCGCAGTCGGCCGGCAAGGAGCCATCCGCCACATAGGCGGCACTGACATTGATGCTGATCTGAAAACCAGCGGGCAAGGAGAGCATGCCCAGTTGCGCGGCAGTCTGCTGCATCAGCGAGCGAGTCATGGCCACGATATGGCCGGTGCTTTCGGCAAAGGGGATGAACAGCTCCGGCAGCACCATGCCATCAACCGGATGCTGCCAGCGCATCAGCACCTCCACCCCGCACCACTGCAGATGCTGGGTATCAACCAGTGGTTGCAGATAAGGAATGAACTCCTGCTGGCGCACCGCCCGTTGCAATTCGCGGCTGGGTGCGCCGCTGCGCAGCAGCAGGCGATGAAAGCTCCAACTGAAGGTAGCACTGAACAGTAGCAGCAAAATGAGCTGATCCGGTTCCTGACTCAGCCGTTCCATCAACAAGTTGGTCATGGAGTAGTCCATGACAATGGCCAGCGGATAATTCGCCGAGTTCAGACTGCGCTGCTGCCAGTAAGGGCGGTCCGGCGGCGAAGTCATGCCGCCTTCTTCATCCAGCCAGCGGTCGCCAACATGCAGGTAAAACCAGGTTTCCTGCTCCAGATGCGCCAGTCTGTCCTTGAGATAATCACTATCCACCACGACCTGGATGCCGTTTACATCGCCACGCTTTGCCTCCAGCCACAACATCAGCAAGGGATGCCAGGGCGATAGCCGGTTACCGCGCCATAATTGCAGCCGCTCCTCACGCGGGTACTCCTGCGAATACACCGGTGCATGCCAGCCAATCACCGAATCGCAATACACCCTGCCCTCGTGATCAATCAGCCGCATCGAACGGACATAGGGCTGGATGGTGACCATGCGGCGTATTTCCGGGTAGATGGCATGACAGTCCAGATTGGGCTGCTGCAACATGGTCTCGCCGGTTTTCTGTGCCTGTTCCAGTATGTACTCGATCTTTTTCAGCTTGAAGGCATGTTGGGTCTCCAGCGTGTGCTGTATACCCGAATAAAACTGGTAAAGCATCAACAGGCCGCCCAGCATGAACAAGGCCAGCCCGGGCAGCATGGTGAGTATGATGCGCTGGCTGCGCCCCAGCGGCTCGAGGGAAGGTAATTGCACGGCATCTCCAATGGCAAACCATTTCAGGTCCCACTGTAGGCCAATAAAAAACCGCCGATAGCGGCGGTTTGGTTTGAAAGTGTATTAACTGATCAACTTGCCAGTCTTGCCTTGTGGCGGGCAATCTGGGCGCGTACCTGATTTGGCGCAGTTCCACCGACATGGTCACGCTGGGCCAGGCTGCCCTCAGGTGTCAGCACCTGATAGATGTCCTGCTCGATCAGCTTGCTGAACTGTTGCAGCTCTGCCAGCGACAGGTCGGCCAGATCCACGCCACGGCCTTCGGCGTAGCGCACACTCAGGGCCACCACTTCGTGGCTGTCGCGGAAAGGCAGGCCTTTTTTCACCAGGTAGTCGGCCAGGTCGGTGGCGGTGGCAAAGCCCTGCAGCACGGCAGCGCGCATGGCTTCCGGCTTCACGGTAACGCCACGCATCATGTCGGCGTAGATGCGCAGGGTGTCGATCAGGGTGTCCACGGTGTCAAACAAGGGTTCCTTGTCTTCCTGATTGTCCTTGTTGTAGGCCAGCGGCTGCGCCTTCATCAGGGTGACCAGGGCAATCAGGTGGCCCACCACGCGGCCGGATTTGCCGCGTACCAGTTCCGGCACGTCCGGGTTTTTCTTCTGCGGCATGATGGAGCTGCCGGTGCAGAAGCGGTCGGCGATGTCGATGAAGCCGACGCGCGGGCTCATCCACAGGATCAGCTCTTCGGACAGGCGGCTCAGGTGCACCATCACCAGGCTGGCGGCGGCGGTGAATTCAATGGCGAAGTCACGGTCGGACACGGCGTCCAGCGAGTTGTGGCACACATCGTCAAAACCCAGCAGCTGGGCGGTGTAATGACGGTCGATGGGGAAGGTGGTGCCGGCCAGTGCGGCAGCACCCAGCGGCAGGCGGTTGACGCGCTTGCGGCAGTCGGTCATGCGTTCGGCGTCGCGCGCCAGCATTTCCACGTAGGCCAGCATGTGGTGGCCAAAGGTCACCGGCTGGGCTACTTGCAGGTGGGTGAAGCCCGGCATCACGGTATCAGCGTGTTGTTCGGCCAGCTCCAGCAGGCTGGTTTGCAGTTCGGCAATGAAGCCGACAATGGCGTCAATCTGCGCGCGCAGCCACAGGCGGATGTCGGTGGCCACCTGGTCGTTACGCGAACGGCCGGTGTGCAGGCGCTTGCCGGCATCACCGATCTTGTCGGTCAGGCGACGTTCCACATTCATGTGCACGTCTTCCAGATCCACACTCCACTCCAGGCGACCGGCGCGGATGTCGTCCAGGATTTCAGCCATGCCACGTCGGATTGCCGCCACATCGTCGTCGGACAGCACGCCAGCCTTGTTCAGCATGGTGGCGTGAGCCAGCGAGCCTTCGATGTCGAATTCGGCCAGACGTTTGTCGAAGTCGATCGAGGCGGTGTATTTCTTGACGAGTTCGGAAACCGGTTCGCTGAAGCGACCGGACCAGGCATGGCTTTCTTGCATCTCGATGATTCCCTGCGGTGATTGTTCTGGGCTACCCCAAGGCAGCAGCGGCAATTATAGGGAAACCATCCCCGCAGAGCGAGTCGGGTCTTGCCCGGCTGTGGCATTACCGTGTCATGGCTGCTGCCTGCGGCCCAGACAGGCCACCAGATAATCGATCAGCACCCGCACCTTGAGCGGCAGATGACGATTGGATGGATACAACAGCCAGGCCATGCCACGGTAGGCGGTGGTGAATTCCCAGTCGTCCAGCACGGTGACAATCTGCCCGGCGTCCAGCCCCGCCCGGGCGGTAAATTGCGGCAGCGGCGCAATACCCAGGTGGGCCAGCACGCCCTGCAGGCGCAATTCGCTGTGATTGGTGGCATAGCGTCCACTCACCGCCACCGTCAGCTGTTCGCTGCCCCGCCGCAGCTGCCAGCGCTTGTCGCCCTCATGTTCGGCCAGATACAGGCACTGGTGCTGCGCCAGATCGCGCGGATGGTCGGGCCGGCCATGCTCGGCCAGATAGGACGGCGAGGCGCACAGCAACTGGCGGATGGGCAGCAGCGGGCGGCCCGCCATGCCGGGTGGCGGGTTGTCACCCACCCGCACGGTGAGGTCCAGCCCGTCGGACAGCGGGTCGACATCCCGGTCGCTGATGAACAGCTCCACATTCACCTGTGGATAAGCCGCCAGGAAGGCCGGTATCAGCGGTGCCACCACAAAGCGGCCAAAGGCCTTGGGCATGCTGACCCGCACCGTACCCTGCGGCTGGGCATGCTGTTGCTGGGCCAGCTGCACCGCCTCATCGGCGGCATCCAGCATGCTGCGGCAGCGCTGCAATGTGGCGTGGCCCACCTCGGTCAGCCGCAGCTGCCGCGTGGTGCGCTCCAGCAGGCGCACGCCCAGTGCCGCTTCCAGCCTGGCCACCTGGCGGCTGAGTGCCGACGGCGTCATGCCCAGTTGCCGCGCGGCAGCGGAAAAACTGCCACGCTCCACCACCAGTACGAAGGCCGCCATGTCCGGCAGCAGTGCGATCAGTCCATTTGTTCCCATGGCGCAAAATTCCTGTTCCAGCAGCACGGATTATCAAACACAAACAAGGCAATGAT
The sequence above is drawn from the Aquitalea denitrificans genome and encodes:
- a CDS encoding aspartate/glutamate racemase family protein codes for the protein MNNTVIGIAGVTVPGALDCLAKMHRLSASLCGGHHHHPRFVLDQPDFGVVHAAQLQARWDIVEDSIVASLQRLAAAGAQVAVIPANTVHCCIDGIRQRAPLPVISMLDVVAEKCRQQGLRRVGVLGTRWTMQSHLYRAPLAAVGVEEYIPDEAGQAIVQRVIFEELVPAGKVGADSLQQLLQVVDTLRGQGCDGVALACTELPLVLDAANCGMVAVDTTAVLAAAAMEAVLR
- a CDS encoding EAL domain-containing protein, with protein sequence MQLPSLEPLGRSQRIILTMLPGLALFMLGGLLMLYQFYSGIQHTLETQHAFKLKKIEYILEQAQKTGETMLQQPNLDCHAIYPEIRRMVTIQPYVRSMRLIDHEGRVYCDSVIGWHAPVYSQEYPREERLQLWRGNRLSPWHPLLMLWLEAKRGDVNGIQVVVDSDYLKDRLAHLEQETWFYLHVGDRWLDEEGGMTSPPDRPYWQQRSLNSANYPLAIVMDYSMTNLLMERLSQEPDQLILLLLFSATFSWSFHRLLLRSGAPSRELQRAVRQQEFIPYLQPLVDTQHLQWCGVEVLMRWQHPVDGMVLPELFIPFAESTGHIVAMTRSLMQQTAAQLGMLSLPAGFQISINVSAAYVADGSLPADCAAFLSAFPPGNILLTLELTERELITTGPQTDAQLQQLHDLGVRIAIDDFGTGHSSLSYLQKLDVDELKVDRSFVAGIGSDSLSADILDSILQLAAKLGLAVVAEGVETLQQEDYLCRHGAHLLQGYRYARPMSITDFLSCPEWHNVTSQAVSKTMTDAHS
- the argH gene encoding argininosuccinate lyase, with product MQESHAWSGRFSEPVSELVKKYTASIDFDKRLAEFDIEGSLAHATMLNKAGVLSDDDVAAIRRGMAEILDDIRAGRLEWSVDLEDVHMNVERRLTDKIGDAGKRLHTGRSRNDQVATDIRLWLRAQIDAIVGFIAELQTSLLELAEQHADTVMPGFTHLQVAQPVTFGHHMLAYVEMLARDAERMTDCRKRVNRLPLGAAALAGTTFPIDRHYTAQLLGFDDVCHNSLDAVSDRDFAIEFTAAASLVMVHLSRLSEELILWMSPRVGFIDIADRFCTGSSIMPQKKNPDVPELVRGKSGRVVGHLIALVTLMKAQPLAYNKDNQEDKEPLFDTVDTLIDTLRIYADMMRGVTVKPEAMRAAVLQGFATATDLADYLVKKGLPFRDSHEVVALSVRYAEGRGVDLADLSLAELQQFSKLIEQDIYQVLTPEGSLAQRDHVGGTAPNQVRAQIARHKARLAS
- a CDS encoding LysR family transcriptional regulator; protein product: MGTNGLIALLPDMAAFVLVVERGSFSAAARQLGMTPSALSRQVARLEAALGVRLLERTTRQLRLTEVGHATLQRCRSMLDAADEAVQLAQQQHAQPQGTVRVSMPKAFGRFVVAPLIPAFLAAYPQVNVELFISDRDVDPLSDGLDLTVRVGDNPPPGMAGRPLLPIRQLLCASPSYLAEHGRPDHPRDLAQHQCLYLAEHEGDKRWQLRRGSEQLTVAVSGRYATNHSELRLQGVLAHLGIAPLPQFTARAGLDAGQIVTVLDDWEFTTAYRGMAWLLYPSNRHLPLKVRVLIDYLVACLGRRQQP